One window of the Primulina eburnea isolate SZY01 chromosome 18, ASM2296580v1, whole genome shotgun sequence genome contains the following:
- the LOC140819801 gene encoding uncharacterized protein isoform X2 — MATPSHALAVKSLNNSSGRRRFVFKTFLERIEQIDIDVYRSLDPLKAEPSVGSSFFLDCLVEYRELNTAEDFISFYEEMLPLVQTLPQIILHKELIITSLLSRLQLKGRLSLEPILRLIAALSRDLLEDFIPFLQRIANSIESLLQSGADRDPEIIEQIFRSWSCIMMHLQKYLADNADHVLRITAKLRYYPKEYVREFMAESVSFLLRKTPMQKLKTDISKVMAEIIEEPSEARKSGVGALLSHVMRITSSRLHSRAEKLLPLLVDYLFIQIGNSRDEGSSIAVEVLCLAFKRLYAELDPLESTIVWEFVVRKITDCATENPPYLSCLLTILIHMAQSDNLGKISDYSSILKLVNLLLHKVVMPYHTTDTVELQFDVIDQVLNLMLCVLNALSKSKNMSALSGVALQWEPIFKLRSRSLLNFLNNLLNEPSIFHVFGTNILSSFNNLIEIFEEEAVYLMLIFCEKIEMESYNLLLRNSIENLSRIHVFFNETLKHWIGNINEAVKGHSISIPFQQSRLAVLWGVIGCYSYFADAQASLSILMDLIDSLDEVLMAEYSSQEATWQTLIGAALKAYHKFACSRNIAHDEASLTRFLDLAKRYKLSPQILAVVADTFDSVLGSENQEDGKSEFYLPECISGNGLDALNLFAENLCHADKQIRLSTLRILCHFELFHDDVSAKEFPVKKRSGDDSVACHLKDPHIDVLNLLRSIENTPLSIATSRQVILLLSKIQLSLSARSVPEQYLPAVLSGIVGIFYNRFSYVWNPASECLAVLIGQCYRMLWDKYAMHIDHCQSVFLTSRDLCGQGDDDCNDGGLVGHFKSKISTLFDSTPPATVLSLLIQSLHKVPSAVESGSRLIINLFLKFLGYNIDELTRVEFYALDLKGKDWKSVLQEWLSLFRLLRNPKALYRSIFLKDVLQYRLLEENDADIQMKVLDCLLTWKDDFLLPYSQNLKNLINAKYLREELTRWSLSSKSIGGINVLHRTYIVPIVIRILTPKVRSLKMLACQKSGVSYRRAVLGFLAQLDVDELPLFFWLLIKPLLSIHQGEYEMSKIFWSLSGSPRDEFYVSNVMKHFTSDSMSTVSWKKKFGFLHVVEEILEVFDVPHLNPFLDLLAYCVVQILACCTSSLGPAKSSEFVSVHDSCSFEADTAENNEVERKIMARTAVKHLKNLRSLCLKIIYRFLSKYEDHDFESAFWDLFSTSVKPLIANFAQEGASSKNPSSLFYCFLAMSKSNKLVPLLQENGNVVPDIFSMLTLPSASETILSCVFKFIMNLLELESGLDSEDNCVKRILLPHLDLLIQSLQRFFTNANITKRKLGQFLGKREFTIFSLISKYVKEPSVAETFLDILLPVLTKRHPDFDTCIDVLKIVQQVVKVLESGSSKKILNSITPLLISAGLVVRTAICDVLDAIAVKDSSVLTLARILRELNASSEMEIGGLDYDKVICAYDKVTVEFFYTIQEEHALVILAHSIQDMSSEELILRQSAFRLLVNFIEFSGKILNGSLNSNEVWSVAGIQHLANNFILKHMGNAMGKEGAAQKVWIDLLREMVLKLPKVASLDSYRALCSDDAEQDFFNNIVHLQKHRRAKALSRFRNIFVAGKLSKVITNKVSIPLFFGILLNLRDGKDEHIRNACLDALASISSSMEWNQYYALLIRCFRYIQLKPDKKNPLLRLVSSILDHFHFSEMPWVHDSKVAICDTLDPYAMNMTSSSLINCSGSTQLPVIQMSLHKNLLPKIQKFLTSDSDNVNVTISLVVLKLLKLLPVETMELQLPSIIHRIANCLKNRLESVRDEARSALAACLKELGLEYLQFIIQVLKGTLKRGYELHVLGYTLNFMLSKFLMNPICGKLDYCLEDLLSVIENDILGDVSEEKEVEKIASRMKETRKQKSYETLKLIAQSITFKTHALKLLSPFTIHLHKQLTQKVKSKLENILSHIASGIQCNPSVDQTEFFVFTYGLIEDCIKDEGDEHESNKVDKNDDGILAYHSERVVSIDRCHSHLIAAFALGLLQNYMKNLKLDKEDEKLLSLLDPFVSLLGQCLSSKHENVTTTAVRCLSPLVRLPLPSLQSHADKIKNSLLVIVQGSINASSPLSESCIKLLTTLLRSTRITLSAGQLYMLTQFPLFVDLAKNPTFFALSLLKAIVHRKLVVPEIYDVVQIVAELMVQSQHEHIRKKCGQIFLHFLLGYHISGKRRQQHLDFLIGNLSYIHPNGREAVLEMLHAIIKKFPRKKVDEQSRTFFFHLVFSLANDKDSKVRSMIAAVIKCLIERVSPDARGCILQCSVSWYLDGQQNLWGAAAQALGLIVEVMGGGFKKNIGLVLPVTRRILQSALAHGEHNMSDEQVAPFWKEAYYSLVLFDKILHQFHDLCFDSDLEDMWEIICQFLLHPHLWLRNISNRILSLYFTVIDSRTKNHKMPMETFFLMKPSRLFLVAASFCSQLMAPLADDAACTTIMQNLVFSICHLHSILGKNACMDVSKFWSSLENSAQDQFHKAFTILDPLKGRRILFSFTSDVYVQRDHNQHPFISYLLQKLGKLSFQMEAAQMKIVFNCFKTISPELLGYYGKDSLIAYDDSASYAYQMLLPLYKVCEGYTGKVVSDDLKQLAHEVRESIRVIMGNHFIQVYNLVRKNLKGKRDKRKQDEKIMAVVNPERNAKRKLRIATKHRNNKRRKVMSMKMGRWMH, encoded by the exons CTTTCTCCAAAGAATTGCTAATTCTATTGAAAGTCTTCTTCAGAGTGGTGCTGATAGGGATCCAGAGATAATTGAGCAG ATATTCAGATCTTGGTCGTGTATTATGATGCACTTGCAGAAATATCTTGCAGACAATGCTGACCATGTTCTGAG AATTACGGCAAAATTAAGATACTACCCCAAAGAATATGTTCGAGAGTTTATGGCCGAATCAGTATCATTTTTATTAAGGAAAACACCAATGCAGAAGCTAAAAACAG ATATTAGTAAAGTCATGGCTGAAATTATTGAGGAACCATCAGAAGCAAGAAAATCCGGTGTTGGTGCATTACTGTCACATGTTATGAGAATCACCTCATCAAGATTGCACTCAAGGGCTGAAAAATTATTGCCACTGCTGGTGGATTACTTATTTATTCAAATTGGTAATTCAAGGGACGAAG GCTCTAGCATTGCCGTTGAAGTTCTTTGTCTGGCCTTTAAAAGACTGTATGCAGAGTTAGATCCACTGGAATCAACTATTGTGTGGGAATTCGTTGTCAGAAAAATAACTGATTGTGCAACCGAAAACCCACCTTATCTCAGCTGCCTATTGACCATTCTTATTCATATGGCGCAGAGCGATAATCTTGGAAAAATTTCTG ATTATAGTTCTATACTAAAACTGGTTAATCTGCTTTTGCACAAAGTTGTTATGCCTTATCATACCACGGATACCGTTGAGCTGCAGTTTGATGTCATTGATCAAGTTCTTAATCTAATGCTTTGCGTGCTTAATGCTCTCTCCAAGTCTAAAAACATGTCAGCTTTGTCTGGTGTTGCTTTGCAATGGGAACCGATATTCAAATTAAGGAGCAGAAG TTTACTGAATTTTCTCAATAATCTCCTCAACGAACCTTCcatttttcatgtgtttggaaCAAATATTTTAAG CTCATTCAATAATTTGATAGAAATATTCGAGGAAGAAGCTGTTTATTTAATGCTAATTTTCTGTGAGAAAATTGAGATGGAGAGCTATAACTTGTTGCTCAGAAACTCCATCGAAAATCTATCGAGAATACACGTTTTTTTTAATGAGACTCTTAAGCATTGGATTGGAAACATCAATGAAGCTGTAAAAGGGCATTCAATTTCTATTCCATTTCAACAAAGCAGGTTGGCAGTTCTGTGGGGTGTTATTGGGTGCTACAGTTATTTTGCAGATGCACAAGCAAGTTTATCAATACTGATGGACTTGATAGATTCATTGGATGAGGTTTTGATGGCTGAATATA GCAGTCAGGAAGCCACTTGGCAAACCCTAATCGGTGCTGCATTGAAAGCCTATCATAAGTTTGCATGTAGTAGGAACATTGCTCATGACGAGGCTTCCCTTACTAGATTCTTGGATCTTGCGAAAAGATATAAGCTATCACCACAAATTTTAGCTGTAGTAGCTGATACTTTTGATTCGGTCTTGGG GTCCGAGAATCAAGAGGATGGAAAATCCGAATTTTATCTTCCAGAATGTATATCTGGGAATGGGTTAGATGCGTTGAATCTATTTGCTGAAAATCTCTGCCATGCCGATAAACAGATTCGCCTTTCTACCCTGCGAATATTGTGCCATTTTGAACTTTTTCATGATGACGTTTCTGCAAAAGAGTTTCCTGTCAAGAAAAGGAGTGGAGATGATTCTGTGGCTTGTCATTTGAAGGACCCGCATATTGAT GTTCTCAACCTTCTCAGATCAATTGAAAATACGCCCCTCTCAATTGCCACCAGCCGTCAAGTCATTTTACTGTTATCTAAAATACAGTTAAGTCTGAGTGCTCGGAGTGTCCCTGAACAGTATTTGCCTGCTGTTTTAAGTGGAATTGTTGGAATATTTTATAACCGATTTAGCTATGTATGGAATCCAGCATCAGAATGTCTTGCTGTCCTCATTGGCCAATGTTATAGGATGCTGTGGGACAAATATGCTATGCATATTGATCATTGTCAGTCTGTTTTTCTAACATCTCGTGATCTATGTGGTCAAGGCGATGATGATTGCAACGACGGTG GTTTGGTTGGACACTTCAAATCTAAAATCTCTACCCTGTTTGATAGCACTCCACCTGCTACCGTTTTGTCCCTCTTGATTCAATCTTTACATAAAGTTCCATCTGCTGTAGAATCAGGCAGTAGGCTAATAATAAACTTGTTTCTGAAGTTTTTGGGCTACAATATTGATGAGCTCACAAG GGTTGAATTTTATGCTCTGGATCTGAAAGGGAAAGATTGGAAGTCGGTTCTTCAAGAGTGGTTAAGCTTGTTCAGACTGCTACGAAATCCAAAAGCTTTATATCgaagtatttttttaaaagatgttCTTCAATATAG GCTTCTCGAAGAAAATGATGCTGACATTCAGATGAAAGTTCTTGATTGTCTGCTGACCTGGAAAGATGACTTCTTACTTCCCTACAGTCAGAATCTGAAAAATCTGATCAATGCAAAATATCTAAGGGAAGAGCTTACAAGATGGAGCTTATCTAGCAAATCAATTGGTGGCATTAATGTGCTGCACAGAACTTATATAGTACCTATTGTCATACGAATACTAACACCAAAAGTTAGAAGCCTGAAAATGCTTGCTTGCCAGAAG AGCGGTGTAAGTTATCGAAGGGCTGTTCTTGGATTCTTAGCTCAGCTTGATGTTGATGAACTTCCTCTTTTCTTCTGGCTGTTAATCAAGCCCCTACTTTCTATACATCAAGGTGAATATGAAATGAGTAAAATCTTCTGGAGTTTGTCTGGAAGTCCCAGGGATGAGTTTTATGTATCAAATGTCATGAAGCATTTCACATCGGACTCTATGAGCACTGTGTCttggaagaaaaaatttggTTTTCTGCATGTTGTCGAAGAAATCTTGGAAGTTTTTGATGTGCCACACCTTAATCCTTTTCTCGATCTGCTTGCATACTGTGTTGTCCAGATATTAGCCTGCTGCACATCATCTCTGGGTCCTGCAAAAAGTAGTGAATTTGTTTCTGTACATGACAGTTGTAGCTTTGAAGCGGATACAGCTGAGAACAATGAAGTGGAGCGTAAAATCATG GCGAGGACAGCTGTAAAGCATTTGAAGAACTTGAGATCCTTATGCCTGAAAATCATTTATCGTTTTCTTAGCAAATATGAGGATCACGATTTCGAGAGTGCCTTTTGGGACCTGTTCTCGACATCAGTTAAACCCTTAATCGCCAATTTTGCGCAAGAAGGTGCCAGTAGCAAGAATCCGAGTTCATTGTTTTATTGCTTTCTTGCTATGAGTAAAAGCAACAAACTTGTGCCCCTCTTACAAGAGAATGGGAATGTTGTACCGGATATTTTTTCCATGCTTACTCTCCCTTCAGCTTCTGAAACAATTCTGTCTTGTgttttcaagtttattatgaaCTTATTGGAGCTTGAGAGTGGACTGGACAGTGAAGACAATTGTGTCAAGAGAATATTGCTTCCTCACCTGGACCTTCTTATACAAAGCTTGCAGAGGTTTTTCACAAATGCAAATATTACTAAGAG GAAGTTGGGGCAGTTCCTGGGCAAGAGGGAGTTTACTATTTttagtttgatttcaaaatACGTAAAGGAACCGTCAGTTGCTGAAACATTCCTGGATATATTGCTCCCTGTTCTGACAAAGAGACATCCGGATTTTG ATACTTGTATTGATGTATTGAAAATCGTTCAACAAGTTGTAAAAGTGCTGGAGAGTGGAAGTAGCaaaaaaattctaaattcaATTACCCCGCTGCTTATTTCTGCTGGGTTGGTTGTCCGGACTGCTATATGTGATGTTCTTGATGCTATTGCTGTGAAAGATTCTTCTGTGCTTACTCTG GCAAGAATTCTTCGTGAACTGAATGCATCCTCTGAAATGGAGATTGGTGGTCTTGATTATGACAAAGTAATCTGTGCTTATGATAAGGTTACTGTTGAATTTTTTTACACCATTCAAGAGGAGCATGCATTGGTAATCTTGGCACACTCTATACAAGACATGTCATCTGAAGAGTTGATCTTAAGGCAAAGTGCTTTCAGACTATTGGTCAACTTTATCGAATTTTCTGGCAAGATCCTTAATGGATCACTAAATTCTAATGAAGTATGGTCTGTAGCTGGTATTCAGCACTTAGCAAACAATTTCATCTTGAAGCACATGGGGAATGCAATGGGGAAGGAGGGTGCTGCTCAAAAG GTATGGATTGATTTACTTCGAGAAATGGTGTTGAAACTTCCCAAGGTTGCGAGCCTTGATTCCTATAGGGCTTTGTGCAGTGATGATGCTGAACAAGATTTCTTCAACAACATAGTTCACTTACAG AAACACAGGAGAGCTAAGGCTTTGTCTCGTTTTAGAAACATTTTTGTAGCAGGAAAGCTTTCAAAG GTGATTACAAATAAAGTATCGATTCCGCTCTTTTTTGGCATATTGTTAAATTTGCGAGATGGAAAGGATGAGCATATCAGAAATGCCTGTTTGGATGCACTTGCGTCAATTTCCAGTTCCATGGAGTGGAATCAATATTATGCCTTGCTAATCAGATGCTTCCGATATATACAGCTAAAACCAGACAAGAAAAATCCTTTGTTGCGATTAGTCAGCTCTATACTTGATCACTTCCATTTCTCAGAGATGCCTTGGGTCCATGATTCTAAAGTTGCTATTTGTGATACTCTTGATCCGTATGCTATGAACATGACTTCTTCATCGTTGATAAATTGTTCAGGCTCTACCCAACTTCCAGTTATACAGATGTCTTTGCACAAGAATTTGCTCCCCAAGATTCAAAAGTTTTTAACCTCCGACTCTGATAATGTCAATGTAACCATCAGCCTAGTTGtactaaaacttttaaaattgctTCCTGTAGAAACCATGGAGTTGCAGCTTCCGAGTATTATTCATCGCATTGCCAACTGTCTGAAAAATCGTTTGGAAAGTGTACGTGATGAAGCTAGATCTGCATTGGCTGCTTGTTTAAAGGAACTAGGTTTGGAATACTTACAATTTATTATCCAAGTCTTGAAAGGCACATTGAAGAGAGGATATGAATTGCATGTTCTTGGATATACTCTCAATTTCATGTTGTCCAAGTTTCTTATGAATCCAATTTGTGGAAAGTTGGACTATTGTTTAGAAGATCTTCTTTCTGTCATAGAAAATGATATACTTGGGGATGTTTCTGAGGAGAAGGAAGTTGAAAAGATTGCTTCCAGAATGAAAGAGACGAGAAAGCAAAAGTCTTATGAGACTCTCAAATTGATTGCCCAAAGTATCACCTTCAAGACTCATGCATTGAAACTTCTTTCACCTTTTACAATACATCTTCATAAGCAGCTCACCCAGAAAGTTAAATCAAAGTTGGAGAACATATTAAGCCACATAGCTTCTGGTATCCAATGCAATCCATCCGTGGATCAGACTGAATTTTTTGTATTTACGTATGGTCTCATTGAAGACTGTATCAAGGATGAAGGTGATGAACATGAAAGTAATAAGGTAGACAAAAATGATGATGGCATCCTAGCATATCATTCTGAACGAGTAGTAAGTATTGATCGATGCCATTCTCATTTGATAGCGGCATTTGCACTTGGGTTACTGCAGAATTACATGAAGAACCTGAAGCTTGACAAAGAGGATGAAAAACTACTGTCTCTGTTAGATCCTTTTGTCAGTTTACTGGGGCAGTGTTTGAGTTCTAAACATGAAAATGTCACAACTACTGCAGTTAGGTGCTTGTCTCCGCTAGTGAGGTTACCTTTGCCATCTCTTCAATCTCATGCTGACAAAATAAAGAATTCATTGTTGGTCATTGTACAAGGCTCCATAAATGCTAGCAGTCCACTGTCTGAGTCATGTATTAAGTTGTTGACAACACTTCTGCGAAGCACTAGAATTACTTTATCGGCTGGTCAATTATATATGCTGACCCAATTTCCCTTGTTTGTTGATCTTGCAAAGAATCCCACATTTTTCGCCCTTTCACTGTTGAAGGCTATTGTGCACCGAAAACTCGTAGTTCCTGAGATATATGATGTTGTCCAGATTGTTGCAGAATTGATGGTACAAAGCCAACATGAACATATTCGTAAGAAGTGTGGTcagatttttcttcattttttgctTGGCTACCATATTTCTGGAAAGCGAAGGCAACAACATCTTGATTTCTTAATTGGGAATCTGAG TTATATACATCCTAATGGAAGAGAAGCTGTCCTAGAGATGCTCCATGCTATCATAAAGAAATTTCCTCGGAAGAAAGTAGATGAACAATCTCGAacatttttctttcatttagTTTTTTCGTTGGCCAATGATAAAGATAGCAAAGTTCGTTCTATGATTGCGGCTGTGATAAAATGTCTTATTGAGCGTGTGAGTCCAGATGCTCGTGGCTGCATTCTCCAATGCAGTGTGTCTTGGTACCTAGATGGTCAACAGAATCTGTGGGGTGCAGCGGCACAG GCTCTGGGTTTGATAGTGGAAGTAATGGGAGGAGGTTTCAAGAAAAACATCGGTCTTGTACTTCCTGTCACGAGAAGGATTTTGCAGTCTGCACTCGCACATGGAGAACATAACATGTCAGACGAGCAAGTTGCTCCCTTTTGGAAGGAGGCGTATTATTCATTGGTTTTATTTGATAAGATCCTTCATCAATTCCATGACTTGTGCTTTGATAGCGATCTTGAG GATATGTGGGAAATCATCTGTCAGTTCCTGTTGCATCCTCATTTGTGGTTACGCAACATATCGAACAGGATTTTGTCTTTGTACTTCACAGTAATTGATTCACGTACAAAAAACCATAAAATGCCAATGGAAACGTTCTTTCTGATGAAACCAAGCAGACTTTTCCTGGTAGCTGCATCTTTTTGTTCCCAACTGATGGCTCCATTGGCAGATGATGCAGCTTGCACTACTATCATGCAAAACCTTGTGTTTTCAATTTGTCATCTCCACTCCATTTTGGGAAAGAATGCTTGCATGGATGTTTCTAAATTCTGGTCCAGCCTTGAGAATTCCGCCCAAGACCAGTTTCACAAAGCTTTTACCATTCTTGATCCTTTAAAAGGAAGGAGGATACTTTTTTCTTTTACTTCTGATGTCTATGTTCAACGTGATCATAATCAGCATCCATTTATTTCCTATCTGCTTCAGAAATTGGGAAAATTATCATTTCAAATGGAGGCTGCACAG ATGAAAATTGTCTTCAACTGTTTCAAAACAATTTCGCCAGAGCTTCTTGGTTACTATGGCAAGGATTCACTTATTGCATATGACGATTCAGCTAGTTATGCCTATCAAATGCTGTTGCCTTTGTACAAAGTTTGTGAAGGGTATACTGGAAAAGTTGTTTCAG ATGATCTGAAACAGTTAGCACACGAGGTTCGCGAAAGCATTAGAGTAATCATGGGGAACCATTTCATTCAAGTTTACAACCTAGTAAGAAAAAATCTCAAAGGAAAGAGGGACAAGAGGAAACAAGACGAGAAGATCATGGCTGTGGTCAATCCAGAACGAAATGCCAAGAGGAAACTTAGAATTGCAACGAAGCATCGAAACAATAAGAGAAGGAAAGTCATGTCCATGAAAATGGGAAGATGGATGCATTAA